AAGTCGAGCGCGGTGAGGAGCCGCCGCAAACAATCGACGTGAAGCTTGCCGGCGAGCCAACGGCGCTCGGGTTGTCTTGGCGGCCCGATTCGGCGCTGACGGGCGCCGTCATGGTGACGCGCGTCGTGCCGTATTCGCCGGCGTCGCGCGCGAAGATCGCCGTCCAAGATCGGATCTACAGCGTCGAGGGAGAACCGTTCGCCGATCACGACGCTCTTTTGAAGCGTGTGCGGGAGTTGCTCGATTCGGGCGCCGAGTCGATGACGCTGCAGGTTGAAACAGCCGGTCGAGTTCGGCCGGTCGAAGTCGACCTGCGCTTGCCTGTGGCCGAGCCGGTTGATTCGTCGTTGTGAGCGGCGCGATCTTTCTCGGCTGCTTAAGACGCTGACCCGCTGCTTGTGGACTGCTCGCCTAGCTTTCGCAATCGCTCCCACGTATAGAGCCCCGATTGATGTCCGTCCGACCAATGGATTCGCACGGCATAGGCGCCAACGAGCTCCATCTGCTCGATCGTGATGTCAAGCGGAACGGTTTCCGGATCAAGAATCCTCGCCCCGGTCCACTCGTTGACGCACTGAGCGCATTGGCACTCGCCGCGCGCGAAGCGGAAGGCAAGCCGGTCTTCGCGGTCGGGCCAGACGATGCGTAGTACACTCTCGCCGCGAAGCGCCTGCACGTCGCGGGGGGCGGAAATGATGGACATAGTAAACGGCCAAGTGGCGAGAAATGCTGGGGCAGCGAACGTCGCAACGCGAGGAATTAACCCGCTGCGAAGCTATTTTGCCCTCAGTTCACGCCTAGCCGCAACCCGCCGGCGCCGACTATACTGAGGGCTCGCCGCCCGGCTAGCCGGGTTAGCATTCTGCGGGGACGTGGCGGAATTGGCAGACGCGCTGGATTTAGGTTCCAGTGGGGCAACCCGTGCAGGTTCGATTCCTGTCGTCCCTACTCCGCGGAAATTTTCGTGCGGAATTTGTTGGGAAGCGTACGCTCGCAGGCCGAGAGCATTTTTCGTCCTGCCGAACGTACGCTTCCAACAATTCGTGCGAGCCTGTAGCTCAGTCGGTAGAGCAACGGACTTTTAATCCGTAGGTCTCGGGTTCGAGTCCCGACAGGCTCATTGCCTACGCCATAAGGGTTTACGTCAATCGTTAAAACCCTCTTGGCAGGCTTGTCCGTGAGTTTTGTCCGAGTTTCGTGTTTTCTAACCGCCAACTCGCCCCTTCGGGCGAATTAAGGTTTAGAGCACGATGAAGAGGCAACCACGGGAACCCCAGCCATTCTTCAAGAAGTCCCGTAGGGCTTGGTACGTTCAGACAAGGGACGGCAAGCAGCACCGCCTCGGGTCGGAGATGGACGACGCCGCGCAGCGTCTCTACCACGAGCTGTTGGCGGGTAAGGCCGAGGAAGCTCCTGCGGCGCCAGACGACGAGCTGACGGTAGCCGAGCTTGTCGACGACTTCCTGACCGCGATTCAAATCCAGGTGCGACAGGAGAAGCTCGCGCCGCGAACGTACGAGTGGTACGACGTTCATTTGCAGAGCTTCGCGAAGTTCATCGGGACCAGTCTGCGCGTCAGCCAGTTGAAGCCGCTTCATCTGCGGAAGTGGCTCGATAGGGCCTACGCGAAGTCTGGTAACAATCACCAGAACGGGGCGGTGCGGGCCGTCGCTCGCGTCTTCAATTGGGCGCGTAAGCTCGGGACGATTCCCGCCAATCCCATCGCCGGTTTCGAGCGGCCGTCGAGCCAAGCTCGCGAATGCTATTTGACTGACGAGCAATGGAAGTTAGTCCACGCCGAGAAGAAATAACGCGAGTTCAATAGCGCGATTCAGCTGCCAGCCAGACTCTTAGGCAATGAGCGGGTGCTAAGCAGCAAGTTTGAGATTGCGGAACTTCCGCTTCGGAACCTCCGGCCTATCAAGGTCAGCAGCTTTGATTCTGATTGACCGTCCCACCCGCTGGTGAGGAAGGCTTCCATCACGAATCCGCTTGCGGATCGTGCTGACGTGGACGCCGAGCCGCGCGGCGGCTTGCTCGACCGTCAGCATCTCCTTAAGGGCGCCGGCTTGAAGGGATTCACTGAGGACCAGGGCGGCGGCGGTTGGCTCGCCTGTGAGGCGTAAGTAATGGCGGACGCGGTCTTCGATCATCAAAGTTAATTCGCTCGGCATCATCGAGATCAAAAAAGCCTTCACCGCGACGATCGACTTCCCGCCAGCCCTCAGGCGATTGCGCGTTGACAACGCCGAGCCATCGCTCAGATACAGGATCGAACTCAACTTCGGCGATAACGTGCCCGTCGTCGGTCGCGTATCACTCCGTTGGTTCCGCCGGCGCGGTGCGATCATGAGGCAGGGAAAGCACTTCGTCGAAATGCTCACGAGTGGTGGGTCTCAAGGACATGCCGATGCTCCTGGGTCGCTCAACAAGCTGACACGGCGACCCCAGGTTGAGTCGTTCTGGTAGTTTCACCCTCTGGGGTGGTGACGGTCGTTTCAGTCTTCGTCGATGCCTTATCCGAACAGCCGGTCAAACCGCCGACAGAGACGAGGCCGGCCAGCACGACCAGCGAGAGATAGCGTTTCATCATTCAGCCTTTCAAAAAAGAAACAAAAAACAGGTGGGCGAATCGCCCGCGAACGTGTTAATCAGCCGCCGCGCCAATCCCCCTCCGAGTTGCCCATCCATGAATCGATTGGCGCGGCGGGTTGTTGGCTCCTGAGTGGATCGCGACCGCTTTGACTGCTAAGGGTCCGCATTTCTGAGTCGCGGAGCGTCGAAGGCAGCCGCCGAAGGCTCAGTATTGGGCAGTAACCTGAACCTCACGGCGACTCTGCTGGATGCAGCGTTACAGCGCAATGCGAAAGCCGTGCCGAAGCCACACCGTCAGCGACGCTAGTTTAAGCGGCGCGGCGCCGGGGAACGCAAAGCAGTAGATACCGGCACACGCACTTCGGCTTCGCCGATGAATAGAGAAGCAATTTCTGCGACGCGCTGAATATTCGAGCTGCCGGTGAGCTGGCAATCGGGCCCTGGATGCTGCGCGGCTCGCCTTCGTCACCTAAGGAAGCGGATCGCTAACTTTCTGCCGGCTGCTTTCCTCGGTCCGCATCTAGCGAGTATCGTCCGGGCGCGAGCGTGGGAGATAACGACTAGCCCTTTCCGCACTTTAGACGGTTAGCGCGTAGATCGCTCGCGTTAGGGTTCCCGCGGCCCAAAACGCGCCGGCCATGCCAA
This sequence is a window from Lacipirellula parvula. Protein-coding genes within it:
- a CDS encoding DUF971 domain-containing protein, whose translation is MSIISAPRDVQALRGESVLRIVWPDREDRLAFRFARGECQCAQCVNEWTGARILDPETVPLDITIEQMELVGAYAVRIHWSDGHQSGLYTWERLRKLGEQSTSSGSAS
- a CDS encoding helix-turn-helix domain-containing protein — translated: MSISTKCFPCLMIAPRRRNQRSDTRPTTGTLSPKLSSILYLSDGSALSTRNRLRAGGKSIVAVKAFLISMMPSELTLMIEDRVRHYLRLTGEPTAAALVLSESLQAGALKEMLTVEQAAARLGVHVSTIRKRIRDGSLPHQRVGRSIRIKAADLDRPEVPKRKFRNLKLAA